A stretch of the Lolium perenne isolate Kyuss_39 chromosome 3, Kyuss_2.0, whole genome shotgun sequence genome encodes the following:
- the LOC127338409 gene encoding NDR1/HIN1-like protein 26: MSLITDDPDDSPRHCATKRHHHHGAGCGRFSGTGRRRLLIAASSAATSIIALAIILWLTLRPSAPRFSLLAATAAVAGPNATGIARLDAAFVAHNPNARATALYDRLQLRASYAGGQLAASAEPFEQTQGDVVLTALMSSSSSVAPAAAVDVGETAAGGRPTLLLRLRVEGHLRWKVASWVSGRRALAAECVAVVVLEQSQSRAVVVQGSQCATTLQ; encoded by the coding sequence ATGTCCCTCATCACCGATGATCCCGACGATTCGCCCAGGCACTGCGCCAccaagcgccaccaccaccacggcgCCGGATGCGGCCGGTTCAGCGGCACCGGGCGCCGGCGACTCCTGATCGCGGCGTCGTCGGCGGCAACGTCCATCATAGCCTTGGCCATCATACTCTGGCTCACCCTCCGCCCTTCCGCCCCGCGCTTCTCTCTTCTGGCCGCTACCGCAGCAGTCGCCGGTCCCAACGCCACCGGCATCGCGCGGCTCGACGCCGCCTTCGTGGCGCACAACCCCAACGCCCGCGCCACCGCGCTCTACGACCGCCTCCAGCTCCGAGCCTCCTACGCCGGCGGCCAGCTCGCTGCATCCGCGGAGCCGTTCGAGCAGACGCAGGGAGACGTCGTGCTCACCGCCTTGATGTCGTCCTCGTCGTCTGTGGCTCCTGCGGCGGCGGTGGACGTGGGAGAGACGGCCGCGGGCGGGCGGCCCACGTTGCTGCTGAGGCTGCGCGTGGAGGGGCACCTCCGGTGGAAGGTGGCCTCCTGGGTGTCCGGCAGGCGCGCCCTGGCCGCCGAGTGCGTCGCCGTCGTGGTGCTCGAGCAGTCGCAGTCGAGGGCTGTCGTCGTGCAGGGATCCCAGTGCGCCACCACCCTCCAATGA